The proteins below are encoded in one region of Sminthopsis crassicaudata isolate SCR6 chromosome 1, ASM4859323v1, whole genome shotgun sequence:
- the PATZ1 gene encoding POZ-, AT hook-, and zinc finger-containing protein 1 isoform X4: MERVSDAAAASCGGGGGGAGAPGPSAGCYTYQVSRHSTDMLHNLNQQRKNGGRFCDVLLRVGDESFPAHRAVLAACSEYFESVFSAQLGEGGAPGGAEAGPQDVAAGAPGGAGGAGPSRELEMHTISSKVFGDILDFAYTSRIVVRLESFPELMTAAKFLLMRSVIEICQEVIKQSNVQILVPPARADIMLFRPPGAADLGFPLDMTNGAGLGPNGNGIAGSMPPEDEAARAAGAAIAGQASLPVLPGVDRLPMVAGPLSPQLLASPFQNVGGGAPPLTGKRGRGRPRKANLLDSMMFGSPGGLREAGILPCGLCGKVFTDANRLRQHEAQHGVTSLQLGYIDIPPQRVGENGLPLPEDPDGPRKRSRTRKQVACEICGKIFRDVYHLNRHKLSHSGEKPYSCPVCGLRFKRKDRMSYHVRSHDGSVGKPYICQSCGKGFSRPDHLNGHIKQVHTSERPHKCQTCNASFATRDRLRSHLACHEDKVPCQVCGKYLRAAYMADHLKKHSEGPSNFCSICNRGLQAPGAHPEWGSSVPLRQDLWHQRRPEMLTSGPD; the protein is encoded by the exons ATGGAGCGGGTCAGCGACGCGGCGGCGGCCTCCTgcggcgggggcggcggcggcgccgGGGCCCCGGGCCCCTCGGCCGGCTGCTACACCTACCAGGTGAGCCGGCACAGCACGGACATGCTGCACAACCTGAACCAGCAGCGCAAGAACGGCGGCCGCTTCTGCGACGTGCTGCTGCGCGTGGGCGACGAGAGCTTCCCGGCCCACCGCGCCGTGCTGGCCGCCTGCAGCGAGTACTTCGAGTCGGTGTTCAGCGCCCAGCTGGGCGAGGGCGGCGCGCCGGGGGGCGCCGAGGCCGGGCCGCAGGACGTGGCGGCGGGCGCGCCGGGGGGCGCGGGCGGCGCGGGGCCCAGCCGCGAGCTCGAGATGCACACCATCAGCTCCAAGGTCTTCGGGGACATCCTGGACTTCGCGTACACGTCGCGCATCGTGGTGCGCCTCGAGAGCTTCCCCGAGCTCATGACCGCCGCCAAGTTCCTGCTCATGCGGTCCGTCATCGAGATCTGCCAGGAGGTCATCAAGCAGTCCAACGTGCAGATCCTGGTGCCCCCGGCCCGGGCCGACATCATGCTCTTCCGGCCCCCGGGCGCCGCCGACCTGGGCTTCCCCCTGGACATGACCAACGGGGCGGGCCTGGGGCCCAACGGCAACGGCATCGCGGGCAGCATGCCGCCAGAGGACGAGGCCGCCCGGGCCGCGGGGGCCGCCATCGCGGGCCAGGCCTCGCTGCCCGTCCTGCCCGGCGTGGACCGCCTGCCCATGGTGGCCGGGCCCCTGTCCCCCCAGCTGCTGGCCTCCCCGTTCCAGAACGTGGGCGGCGGGGCCCCGCCCCTGACGGGCAAGCGGGGCCGGGGCCGCCCCCGCAAAGCCAACCTGCTGGACTCCATGATGTTCGGGTCCCCCGGGGGCCTCCGCGAAGCCGGCATCCTCCCCTGCGGCCTCTGCGGGAAGGTGTTCACCGATGCCAACCGCCTGCGGCAGCATGAGGCCCAGCACGGGGTCACCAGCCTCCAGCTGGGCTACATAGACATCCCCCCGCAGCGGGTGGGCGAGAACGGGCTGCCGCTGCCCGAGGACCCCGACGGGCCGCGCAAGAGGAGCCGCACCCGCAAGCAGGTGGCCTGCGAGATCTGCGGCAAGATCTTCCGCGACGTGTACCACCTGAACCGCCACAAGCTCTCGCACTCCGGGGAGAAGCCCTACTCCTGCCCCGTGTGCGGCCTGCGCTTCAAGCGGAAAGACAGGATGTCCTACCACGTCCGCTCGCACGACGGCTCCGTGGGCAAGCCCTACATCTGCCAGAGCTGCGGCAAAGGCTTCTCCAG gCCGGATCATCTGAACGGACACATCAAGCAGGTGCACACGTCCGAGAGGCCCCACAAGTGCCAG ACCTGTAACGCCTCCTTTGCCACCCGTGACCGTCTGCGCTCCCACCTGGCCTGCCATGAAGACAAGGTACCCTGCCAGGTGTGCGGGAAGTACTTGAGGGCAGCCTACATGGCGGATCACCTGAAGAAACACAGCGAAGGACCAAGCAATTTCTGCAGTATCTGTAACCGAG GTCTCCAGGCACCAGGAGCCCATCCCGAATGGGGGAGCAGCGTTCCACTGCGTCAGGACCTATGGCATCAAAG AAGGCCAGAAATGCTCACATCAGGACCCGATTGA
- the PATZ1 gene encoding POZ-, AT hook-, and zinc finger-containing protein 1 isoform X1, with protein MERVSDAAAASCGGGGGGAGAPGPSAGCYTYQVSRHSTDMLHNLNQQRKNGGRFCDVLLRVGDESFPAHRAVLAACSEYFESVFSAQLGEGGAPGGAEAGPQDVAAGAPGGAGGAGPSRELEMHTISSKVFGDILDFAYTSRIVVRLESFPELMTAAKFLLMRSVIEICQEVIKQSNVQILVPPARADIMLFRPPGAADLGFPLDMTNGAGLGPNGNGIAGSMPPEDEAARAAGAAIAGQASLPVLPGVDRLPMVAGPLSPQLLASPFQNVGGGAPPLTGKRGRGRPRKANLLDSMMFGSPGGLREAGILPCGLCGKVFTDANRLRQHEAQHGVTSLQLGYIDIPPQRVGENGLPLPEDPDGPRKRSRTRKQVACEICGKIFRDVYHLNRHKLSHSGEKPYSCPVCGLRFKRKDRMSYHVRSHDGSVGKPYICQSCGKGFSRPDHLNGHIKQVHTSERPHKCQTCNASFATRDRLRSHLACHEDKVPCQVCGKYLRAAYMADHLKKHSEGPSNFCSICNRGFSSASYLKVHVKTHHGVPLPQVSRHQEPIPNGGAAFHCVRTYGIKEGQKCSHQDPIESSDSYGDLSDASDLKTPEKQSTNGSFSCDMAVPKNKMEPDGEKKYPCPECGSFFRSKSYLNKHIQKVHVRALGGPLGDLGPTLGSPFSPQQNMSLLESFGFQIVQSAFASSLVDPEVDQQPMGPEGK; from the exons ATGGAGCGGGTCAGCGACGCGGCGGCGGCCTCCTgcggcgggggcggcggcggcgccgGGGCCCCGGGCCCCTCGGCCGGCTGCTACACCTACCAGGTGAGCCGGCACAGCACGGACATGCTGCACAACCTGAACCAGCAGCGCAAGAACGGCGGCCGCTTCTGCGACGTGCTGCTGCGCGTGGGCGACGAGAGCTTCCCGGCCCACCGCGCCGTGCTGGCCGCCTGCAGCGAGTACTTCGAGTCGGTGTTCAGCGCCCAGCTGGGCGAGGGCGGCGCGCCGGGGGGCGCCGAGGCCGGGCCGCAGGACGTGGCGGCGGGCGCGCCGGGGGGCGCGGGCGGCGCGGGGCCCAGCCGCGAGCTCGAGATGCACACCATCAGCTCCAAGGTCTTCGGGGACATCCTGGACTTCGCGTACACGTCGCGCATCGTGGTGCGCCTCGAGAGCTTCCCCGAGCTCATGACCGCCGCCAAGTTCCTGCTCATGCGGTCCGTCATCGAGATCTGCCAGGAGGTCATCAAGCAGTCCAACGTGCAGATCCTGGTGCCCCCGGCCCGGGCCGACATCATGCTCTTCCGGCCCCCGGGCGCCGCCGACCTGGGCTTCCCCCTGGACATGACCAACGGGGCGGGCCTGGGGCCCAACGGCAACGGCATCGCGGGCAGCATGCCGCCAGAGGACGAGGCCGCCCGGGCCGCGGGGGCCGCCATCGCGGGCCAGGCCTCGCTGCCCGTCCTGCCCGGCGTGGACCGCCTGCCCATGGTGGCCGGGCCCCTGTCCCCCCAGCTGCTGGCCTCCCCGTTCCAGAACGTGGGCGGCGGGGCCCCGCCCCTGACGGGCAAGCGGGGCCGGGGCCGCCCCCGCAAAGCCAACCTGCTGGACTCCATGATGTTCGGGTCCCCCGGGGGCCTCCGCGAAGCCGGCATCCTCCCCTGCGGCCTCTGCGGGAAGGTGTTCACCGATGCCAACCGCCTGCGGCAGCATGAGGCCCAGCACGGGGTCACCAGCCTCCAGCTGGGCTACATAGACATCCCCCCGCAGCGGGTGGGCGAGAACGGGCTGCCGCTGCCCGAGGACCCCGACGGGCCGCGCAAGAGGAGCCGCACCCGCAAGCAGGTGGCCTGCGAGATCTGCGGCAAGATCTTCCGCGACGTGTACCACCTGAACCGCCACAAGCTCTCGCACTCCGGGGAGAAGCCCTACTCCTGCCCCGTGTGCGGCCTGCGCTTCAAGCGGAAAGACAGGATGTCCTACCACGTCCGCTCGCACGACGGCTCCGTGGGCAAGCCCTACATCTGCCAGAGCTGCGGCAAAGGCTTCTCCAG gCCGGATCATCTGAACGGACACATCAAGCAGGTGCACACGTCCGAGAGGCCCCACAAGTGCCAG ACCTGTAACGCCTCCTTTGCCACCCGTGACCGTCTGCGCTCCCACCTGGCCTGCCATGAAGACAAGGTACCCTGCCAGGTGTGCGGGAAGTACTTGAGGGCAGCCTACATGGCGGATCACCTGAAGAAACACAGCGAAGGACCAAGCAATTTCTGCAGTATCTGTAACCGAG GTTTCTCCTCTGCCTCCTACTTAAAGGTCCATGTTAAAACCCACCACGGTGTTCCCCTTCCCCAGGTCTCCAGGCACCAGGAGCCCATCCCGAATGGGGGAGCAGCGTTCCACTGCGTCAGGACCTATGGCATCAAAG AAGGCCAGAAATGCTCACATCAGGACCCGATTGAGAGCTCTGACTCCTACGGTGACCTCTCGGATGCCAGTGACCTCAAGACCCCCGAGAAACAGAGCACCAACGGCTCCTTCTCTTGTGACATGGCCGTCCCCAAAAACAAGATGGAGCCCGACGGGGAGAAGAAGTACCCCTGCCCCGAGTGCGGGAGCTTCTTCCGATCCAAGTCCTACTTGAACAAACATATCCAGAAGGTGCATGTGCGGGCCCTCGGGGGGCCCCTGGGGGACCTGGGCCCCACTCTGggctcccccttctctccccaacAGAACATGTCCCTCCTGGAGTCCTTCGGCTTTCAGATCGTGCAGTCGGCCTTCGCCTCGTCGCTCGTGGATCCGGAGGTCGACCAGCAGCCCATGGGGCcggagggaaagtga
- the PATZ1 gene encoding POZ-, AT hook-, and zinc finger-containing protein 1 isoform X2, with amino-acid sequence MERVSDAAAASCGGGGGGAGAPGPSAGCYTYQVSRHSTDMLHNLNQQRKNGGRFCDVLLRVGDESFPAHRAVLAACSEYFESVFSAQLGEGGAPGGAEAGPQDVAAGAPGGAGGAGPSRELEMHTISSKVFGDILDFAYTSRIVVRLESFPELMTAAKFLLMRSVIEICQEVIKQSNVQILVPPARADIMLFRPPGAADLGFPLDMTNGAGLGPNGNGIAGSMPPEDEAARAAGAAIAGQASLPVLPGVDRLPMVAGPLSPQLLASPFQNVGGGAPPLTGKRGRGRPRKANLLDSMMFGSPGGLREAGILPCGLCGKVFTDANRLRQHEAQHGVTSLQLGYIDIPPQRVGENGLPLPEDPDGPRKRSRTRKQVACEICGKIFRDVYHLNRHKLSHSGEKPYSCPVCGLRFKRKDRMSYHVRSHDGSVGKPYICQSCGKGFSRPDHLNGHIKQVHTSERPHKCQTCNASFATRDRLRSHLACHEDKVPCQVCGKYLRAAYMADHLKKHSEGPSNFCSICNREGQKCSHQDPIESSDSYGDLSDASDLKTPEKQSTNGSFSCDMAVPKNKMEPDGEKKYPCPECGSFFRSKSYLNKHIQKVHVRALGGPLGDLGPTLGSPFSPQQNMSLLESFGFQIVQSAFASSLVDPEVDQQPMGPEGK; translated from the exons ATGGAGCGGGTCAGCGACGCGGCGGCGGCCTCCTgcggcgggggcggcggcggcgccgGGGCCCCGGGCCCCTCGGCCGGCTGCTACACCTACCAGGTGAGCCGGCACAGCACGGACATGCTGCACAACCTGAACCAGCAGCGCAAGAACGGCGGCCGCTTCTGCGACGTGCTGCTGCGCGTGGGCGACGAGAGCTTCCCGGCCCACCGCGCCGTGCTGGCCGCCTGCAGCGAGTACTTCGAGTCGGTGTTCAGCGCCCAGCTGGGCGAGGGCGGCGCGCCGGGGGGCGCCGAGGCCGGGCCGCAGGACGTGGCGGCGGGCGCGCCGGGGGGCGCGGGCGGCGCGGGGCCCAGCCGCGAGCTCGAGATGCACACCATCAGCTCCAAGGTCTTCGGGGACATCCTGGACTTCGCGTACACGTCGCGCATCGTGGTGCGCCTCGAGAGCTTCCCCGAGCTCATGACCGCCGCCAAGTTCCTGCTCATGCGGTCCGTCATCGAGATCTGCCAGGAGGTCATCAAGCAGTCCAACGTGCAGATCCTGGTGCCCCCGGCCCGGGCCGACATCATGCTCTTCCGGCCCCCGGGCGCCGCCGACCTGGGCTTCCCCCTGGACATGACCAACGGGGCGGGCCTGGGGCCCAACGGCAACGGCATCGCGGGCAGCATGCCGCCAGAGGACGAGGCCGCCCGGGCCGCGGGGGCCGCCATCGCGGGCCAGGCCTCGCTGCCCGTCCTGCCCGGCGTGGACCGCCTGCCCATGGTGGCCGGGCCCCTGTCCCCCCAGCTGCTGGCCTCCCCGTTCCAGAACGTGGGCGGCGGGGCCCCGCCCCTGACGGGCAAGCGGGGCCGGGGCCGCCCCCGCAAAGCCAACCTGCTGGACTCCATGATGTTCGGGTCCCCCGGGGGCCTCCGCGAAGCCGGCATCCTCCCCTGCGGCCTCTGCGGGAAGGTGTTCACCGATGCCAACCGCCTGCGGCAGCATGAGGCCCAGCACGGGGTCACCAGCCTCCAGCTGGGCTACATAGACATCCCCCCGCAGCGGGTGGGCGAGAACGGGCTGCCGCTGCCCGAGGACCCCGACGGGCCGCGCAAGAGGAGCCGCACCCGCAAGCAGGTGGCCTGCGAGATCTGCGGCAAGATCTTCCGCGACGTGTACCACCTGAACCGCCACAAGCTCTCGCACTCCGGGGAGAAGCCCTACTCCTGCCCCGTGTGCGGCCTGCGCTTCAAGCGGAAAGACAGGATGTCCTACCACGTCCGCTCGCACGACGGCTCCGTGGGCAAGCCCTACATCTGCCAGAGCTGCGGCAAAGGCTTCTCCAG gCCGGATCATCTGAACGGACACATCAAGCAGGTGCACACGTCCGAGAGGCCCCACAAGTGCCAG ACCTGTAACGCCTCCTTTGCCACCCGTGACCGTCTGCGCTCCCACCTGGCCTGCCATGAAGACAAGGTACCCTGCCAGGTGTGCGGGAAGTACTTGAGGGCAGCCTACATGGCGGATCACCTGAAGAAACACAGCGAAGGACCAAGCAATTTCTGCAGTATCTGTAACCGAG AAGGCCAGAAATGCTCACATCAGGACCCGATTGAGAGCTCTGACTCCTACGGTGACCTCTCGGATGCCAGTGACCTCAAGACCCCCGAGAAACAGAGCACCAACGGCTCCTTCTCTTGTGACATGGCCGTCCCCAAAAACAAGATGGAGCCCGACGGGGAGAAGAAGTACCCCTGCCCCGAGTGCGGGAGCTTCTTCCGATCCAAGTCCTACTTGAACAAACATATCCAGAAGGTGCATGTGCGGGCCCTCGGGGGGCCCCTGGGGGACCTGGGCCCCACTCTGggctcccccttctctccccaacAGAACATGTCCCTCCTGGAGTCCTTCGGCTTTCAGATCGTGCAGTCGGCCTTCGCCTCGTCGCTCGTGGATCCGGAGGTCGACCAGCAGCCCATGGGGCcggagggaaagtga
- the PATZ1 gene encoding POZ-, AT hook-, and zinc finger-containing protein 1 isoform X3, protein MERVSDAAAASCGGGGGGAGAPGPSAGCYTYQVSRHSTDMLHNLNQQRKNGGRFCDVLLRVGDESFPAHRAVLAACSEYFESVFSAQLGEGGAPGGAEAGPQDVAAGAPGGAGGAGPSRELEMHTISSKVFGDILDFAYTSRIVVRLESFPELMTAAKFLLMRSVIEICQEVIKQSNVQILVPPARADIMLFRPPGAADLGFPLDMTNGAGLGPNGNGIAGSMPPEDEAARAAGAAIAGQASLPVLPGVDRLPMVAGPLSPQLLASPFQNVGGGAPPLTGKRGRGRPRKANLLDSMMFGSPGGLREAGILPCGLCGKVFTDANRLRQHEAQHGVTSLQLGYIDIPPQRVGENGLPLPEDPDGPRKRSRTRKQVACEICGKIFRDVYHLNRHKLSHSGEKPYSCPVCGLRFKRKDRMSYHVRSHDGSVGKPYICQSCGKGFSRPDHLNGHIKQVHTSERPHKCQTCNASFATRDRLRSHLACHEDKVPCQVCGKYLRAAYMADHLKKHSEGPSNFCSICNRVKVELTTKSESETRDSLKIPMDSRDSAAQHLDTLDMKNPLAVPTMW, encoded by the exons ATGGAGCGGGTCAGCGACGCGGCGGCGGCCTCCTgcggcgggggcggcggcggcgccgGGGCCCCGGGCCCCTCGGCCGGCTGCTACACCTACCAGGTGAGCCGGCACAGCACGGACATGCTGCACAACCTGAACCAGCAGCGCAAGAACGGCGGCCGCTTCTGCGACGTGCTGCTGCGCGTGGGCGACGAGAGCTTCCCGGCCCACCGCGCCGTGCTGGCCGCCTGCAGCGAGTACTTCGAGTCGGTGTTCAGCGCCCAGCTGGGCGAGGGCGGCGCGCCGGGGGGCGCCGAGGCCGGGCCGCAGGACGTGGCGGCGGGCGCGCCGGGGGGCGCGGGCGGCGCGGGGCCCAGCCGCGAGCTCGAGATGCACACCATCAGCTCCAAGGTCTTCGGGGACATCCTGGACTTCGCGTACACGTCGCGCATCGTGGTGCGCCTCGAGAGCTTCCCCGAGCTCATGACCGCCGCCAAGTTCCTGCTCATGCGGTCCGTCATCGAGATCTGCCAGGAGGTCATCAAGCAGTCCAACGTGCAGATCCTGGTGCCCCCGGCCCGGGCCGACATCATGCTCTTCCGGCCCCCGGGCGCCGCCGACCTGGGCTTCCCCCTGGACATGACCAACGGGGCGGGCCTGGGGCCCAACGGCAACGGCATCGCGGGCAGCATGCCGCCAGAGGACGAGGCCGCCCGGGCCGCGGGGGCCGCCATCGCGGGCCAGGCCTCGCTGCCCGTCCTGCCCGGCGTGGACCGCCTGCCCATGGTGGCCGGGCCCCTGTCCCCCCAGCTGCTGGCCTCCCCGTTCCAGAACGTGGGCGGCGGGGCCCCGCCCCTGACGGGCAAGCGGGGCCGGGGCCGCCCCCGCAAAGCCAACCTGCTGGACTCCATGATGTTCGGGTCCCCCGGGGGCCTCCGCGAAGCCGGCATCCTCCCCTGCGGCCTCTGCGGGAAGGTGTTCACCGATGCCAACCGCCTGCGGCAGCATGAGGCCCAGCACGGGGTCACCAGCCTCCAGCTGGGCTACATAGACATCCCCCCGCAGCGGGTGGGCGAGAACGGGCTGCCGCTGCCCGAGGACCCCGACGGGCCGCGCAAGAGGAGCCGCACCCGCAAGCAGGTGGCCTGCGAGATCTGCGGCAAGATCTTCCGCGACGTGTACCACCTGAACCGCCACAAGCTCTCGCACTCCGGGGAGAAGCCCTACTCCTGCCCCGTGTGCGGCCTGCGCTTCAAGCGGAAAGACAGGATGTCCTACCACGTCCGCTCGCACGACGGCTCCGTGGGCAAGCCCTACATCTGCCAGAGCTGCGGCAAAGGCTTCTCCAG gCCGGATCATCTGAACGGACACATCAAGCAGGTGCACACGTCCGAGAGGCCCCACAAGTGCCAG ACCTGTAACGCCTCCTTTGCCACCCGTGACCGTCTGCGCTCCCACCTGGCCTGCCATGAAGACAAGGTACCCTGCCAGGTGTGCGGGAAGTACTTGAGGGCAGCCTACATGGCGGATCACCTGAAGAAACACAGCGAAGGACCAAGCAATTTCTGCAGTATCTGTAACCGAG
- the PATZ1 gene encoding POZ-, AT hook-, and zinc finger-containing protein 1 isoform X5: MERVSDAAAASCGGGGGGAGAPGPSAGCYTYQVSRHSTDMLHNLNQQRKNGGRFCDVLLRVGDESFPAHRAVLAACSEYFESVFSAQLGEGGAPGGAEAGPQDVAAGAPGGAGGAGPSRELEMHTISSKVFGDILDFAYTSRIVVRLESFPELMTAAKFLLMRSVIEICQEVIKQSNVQILVPPARADIMLFRPPGAADLGFPLDMTNGAGLGPNGNGIAGSMPPEDEAARAAGAAIAGQASLPVLPGVDRLPMVAGPLSPQLLASPFQNVGGGAPPLTGKRGRGRPRKANLLDSMMFGSPGGLREAGILPCGLCGKVFTDANRLRQHEAQHGVTSLQLGYIDIPPQRVGENGLPLPEDPDGPRKRSRTRKQVACEICGKIFRDVYHLNRHKLSHSGEKPYSCPVCGLRFKRKDRMSYHVRSHDGSVGKPYICQSCGKGFSRPDHLNGHIKQVHTSERPHKCQVWGGSSSGLPPLETLPSDLASWDFAQPALWRSAHSVPEAAFSLSLKKSFQALDNLGPAPSGSPLFCPAPPGYLRQGWATPEGSRAFAQWPVG, translated from the exons ATGGAGCGGGTCAGCGACGCGGCGGCGGCCTCCTgcggcgggggcggcggcggcgccgGGGCCCCGGGCCCCTCGGCCGGCTGCTACACCTACCAGGTGAGCCGGCACAGCACGGACATGCTGCACAACCTGAACCAGCAGCGCAAGAACGGCGGCCGCTTCTGCGACGTGCTGCTGCGCGTGGGCGACGAGAGCTTCCCGGCCCACCGCGCCGTGCTGGCCGCCTGCAGCGAGTACTTCGAGTCGGTGTTCAGCGCCCAGCTGGGCGAGGGCGGCGCGCCGGGGGGCGCCGAGGCCGGGCCGCAGGACGTGGCGGCGGGCGCGCCGGGGGGCGCGGGCGGCGCGGGGCCCAGCCGCGAGCTCGAGATGCACACCATCAGCTCCAAGGTCTTCGGGGACATCCTGGACTTCGCGTACACGTCGCGCATCGTGGTGCGCCTCGAGAGCTTCCCCGAGCTCATGACCGCCGCCAAGTTCCTGCTCATGCGGTCCGTCATCGAGATCTGCCAGGAGGTCATCAAGCAGTCCAACGTGCAGATCCTGGTGCCCCCGGCCCGGGCCGACATCATGCTCTTCCGGCCCCCGGGCGCCGCCGACCTGGGCTTCCCCCTGGACATGACCAACGGGGCGGGCCTGGGGCCCAACGGCAACGGCATCGCGGGCAGCATGCCGCCAGAGGACGAGGCCGCCCGGGCCGCGGGGGCCGCCATCGCGGGCCAGGCCTCGCTGCCCGTCCTGCCCGGCGTGGACCGCCTGCCCATGGTGGCCGGGCCCCTGTCCCCCCAGCTGCTGGCCTCCCCGTTCCAGAACGTGGGCGGCGGGGCCCCGCCCCTGACGGGCAAGCGGGGCCGGGGCCGCCCCCGCAAAGCCAACCTGCTGGACTCCATGATGTTCGGGTCCCCCGGGGGCCTCCGCGAAGCCGGCATCCTCCCCTGCGGCCTCTGCGGGAAGGTGTTCACCGATGCCAACCGCCTGCGGCAGCATGAGGCCCAGCACGGGGTCACCAGCCTCCAGCTGGGCTACATAGACATCCCCCCGCAGCGGGTGGGCGAGAACGGGCTGCCGCTGCCCGAGGACCCCGACGGGCCGCGCAAGAGGAGCCGCACCCGCAAGCAGGTGGCCTGCGAGATCTGCGGCAAGATCTTCCGCGACGTGTACCACCTGAACCGCCACAAGCTCTCGCACTCCGGGGAGAAGCCCTACTCCTGCCCCGTGTGCGGCCTGCGCTTCAAGCGGAAAGACAGGATGTCCTACCACGTCCGCTCGCACGACGGCTCCGTGGGCAAGCCCTACATCTGCCAGAGCTGCGGCAAAGGCTTCTCCAG gCCGGATCATCTGAACGGACACATCAAGCAGGTGCACACGTCCGAGAGGCCCCACAAGTGCCAG GTGTGGGGAGGGAGCAGCAGCGGCCTGCCGCCCCTGGAAACTCTGCCTAGCGACCTGGCCTCATGGGACTTTGCCCAGCCTGCTTTGTGGAGGTCGGCCCACTCTGTTCCTGAAGCcgccttttccctttccttaaaaaaatcctTCCAGGCCCTTGATAATCTGGGCCCAGCGCCCTCCGGCAGCCCTCTCTTCTGCCCCGCCCCGCCTGGCTACCTGAGGCAGGGCTGGGCCACCCCAGAGGGCAGTCGCGCATTTGCCCAGTGGCCCGTGGGATAA